Below is a genomic region from Spirosoma radiotolerans.
GTCGGTACGCTGCCGAAAATTAATACTACTGAAATCAAGTGTCAGGTCTGGTATGCCAGCACTACCTAGGGCAGCGCGGTAAAATGCCCGGTGCGTTACTTCATGGTTGCGCAGGTCCTGAAACAACTGCAATTCCATGGCAGTAATCTTCTCATAGGGATTAGCCAGCACTAATTCGTAAAAACGGGACTCGATTTGCTCCAGCACAAAGGCGTAGTTCAGAATACCAAGGTCTCCGCCGGGTAGGGTAATGACGTCGCCGGGAGCGGCAGCGCGGGCCCCATCGGGGCTAACTTGAAGATCGGCGGTGGAGCAGGCGGTCAGCAGGCCGCCCGTTACCGCTGCGGCCCCAACCGTTCGCAAAAATGACCGCCGGTGAGCATTGACTGCCGGACCTATCGGCTGCATTAATTCGTTGAGTTTTTTCATGGAATAAATAAATAATAAGTAGTACTATAAATTTACTGTCAAGTAAGACAAGTAACCAATTGAAAAGTTTCATATAATGAGGAAACGGCCCCTTAGTAAACAGTCGGTCACGCTTTTATTCTCGCCCAACAGGCCTATTACTTTCTTGTTCTTCAGTTTGGTGCTGGGTCAAATAATTGTATTGATTGATCAACATCAGTTGCAACAGCGTAGGTGCAATGTCCGACTGAATGCGCATAGCATATCGGTTAAGCTCAGCCTCGTACTTCTCCTTTAGCGCAGGCCACATGGCCCGGTAAAACAAATTGAGGTTAATTAATTCACCATTCAATAAAACCAGGTAAGTAAAGTTTGCAAGGTCCTTAACCAATTCTTTATCCGAATTAAACATCGACAGGTTCTTAAGCTTTATTGGTTCATGAACCGAACGTACTTCCCGATAAACGGGTAAAGATCCCATAACAACTTCTTCCAGAAAGAGCGGTCGCTGCCGACTACCAGACTTGTCAGCATAGTCAAAGGTGACAAATTTCCGAAGGACATTCTGATGATCATCGAAATACCTGAATGCCCGAACCTGATAAGCCGAATAGGCCCTGATTTTATTCCCTTCCCGATACTGTACCACCCCGGCTTTCCAGTTATAATCAATATCCCCTTTCAGTTCCGTGCCATTCATCAACACCAGTTCGCCCTGATTCCACACATCCGAGTCCCTGGCCAGTACACTGCTTCCGGCAGCCGTAAGCCACATAATCATTAACCATACATTCCTTTTCATAACGCTGTCTATTGTTTAGTCGGACCTGATTGGATAGCCGACAAGACAGTGTCTGGAAAAATATATGCCAAGTAAAAAGAGGGGCAACGGGCCACTGGCCTGAAGATAAGCGCCATCCTGTAGTAGGGATAGTATTTTGCCTGATTGGCCTGCCAAAAATTGATCTAATTACCCAACATTTACCATTTTGAGTGGTGGTTATTTCTCCACAGAAACAAGCGATGAGCAATGGATTCCTCATCTTGTAGGTTGCAGTCAACAGCCGCAACACTTATCCGGTCAACCAACCCAGTAGCTTTCTGAGCTTGCGTCTTCTGGGTTATTTGTCGTTCAAACAGGCTGCGTAGTCAGGCCTTACTCTGCTTGCCGGATAGCCATACGAATTCGAAAAAGTGTTCCTCGACCAGACTGACTTTCAATTTCGAGGTTTGCATCCAGCAGGTCACACAACCGTTTAACAATTTGAAGACCAACGCCTTC
It encodes:
- a CDS encoding ferritin-like domain-containing protein, giving the protein MKKLNELMQPIGPAVNAHRRSFLRTVGAAAVTGGLLTACSTADLQVSPDGARAAAPGDVITLPGGDLGILNYAFVLEQIESRFYELVLANPYEKITAMELQLFQDLRNHEVTHRAFYRAALGSAGIPDLTLDFSSINFRQRTDVLEASRMFAELGTAAYNGGGKYLTDPENLAVAGKIVSVEARHVSIIREMEYMNQTAFAGDNIVVDAGLFIKLEPMEVLPKAQKYVREIIDARNLPTNVA